One region of Camelina sativa cultivar DH55 chromosome 6, Cs, whole genome shotgun sequence genomic DNA includes:
- the LOC109133458 gene encoding putative F-box/FBD/LRR-repeat protein At3g49040 — translation MLNASPKLQILKLTDLDMYSNKGNRISHKWTQPKCVPECLLFHLETIIWIGYEWQPKDEKEVATYILRNTRRLKKATFSTKPIEPGKLNKLEKRRRMLDELATVDKASNSCHFVFESM, via the exons ATGCTTAATGCTTCTCCTAAGTTGCAAATCCTCAAACTCACCGAC CTAGATATGTATTCTAACAAAGGAAATCGGATAAGCCACAAATGGACTCAGCCGAAATGTGTACCAGAATGTTTGTTGTTCCATCTTGAGACAATCATTTGGATAGGATACGAATGGCAAccaaaagatgagaaagaagtggcCACATACATCCTCAGAAACACAAGACGGCTGAAGAAAGCAACTTTCTCCACAAAACCCATCGAACCCGGAAAGCTCAATAAATTGGAAAAGAGACGTAGGATGCTCGACGAGTTGGCGACTGTGGACAAGGCTTCAAATTCATGTCATTTTGTGTTTGAATCCATGTAA